A genomic segment from Planctomycetaceae bacterium encodes:
- a CDS encoding phasin family protein, with amino-acid sequence MLESVEKLMAAGLGMLSMTREKAEEVFDDLVRRGEAAKSSREGFVNTMVNAADDARRDLSTMVQRQVDAAAERLDLATRKDLARIERKIDQLNLRQNHSPQSARKTAAPRRRKTALAR; translated from the coding sequence ATGCTCGAATCGGTGGAGAAACTGATGGCGGCGGGGCTGGGGATGTTATCCATGACTCGCGAGAAAGCCGAGGAGGTCTTCGACGACCTCGTCCGGCGCGGCGAAGCGGCCAAAAGCAGCCGCGAGGGATTTGTCAACACGATGGTGAACGCCGCCGATGACGCCCGAAGAGACCTGAGCACGATGGTGCAGCGGCAGGTGGACGCCGCCGCCGAGCGCCTCGACCTGGCCACCCGCAAGGACCTGGCCCGCATCGAGCGCAAGATCGACCAACTGAACCTGCGGCAGAACCACTCGCCGCAATCGGCACGGAAAACCGCCGCCCCGCGACGCCGAAAGACCGCCCTCGCGCGATAA
- a CDS encoding AarF/UbiB family protein gives MALFSFSLTRTVEHLRLYRHILAVLAKYGLGEISTAGDRLRRRKPTAHSLSRPQRARLALEELGPTFIKLGQLLSGRPDLIPVEYAVEFERLQDQVAAVDFETIRIEVERELGKPLGDYFRQFDRSPIAAGSIAQVHRAVTVEGDVVAVKVRRPGVAAALRSECEVLEKIAVMFRSRWGRSAGADPVRIVREFTRAVSREVDLASERLNIDRFARLFKSDPTVHILRTYPAYCTKAVLTMEYVDGIKPTDAAALRQAGLDARVIAQRGVDFVLRQIFDFSFFHTDPHPGNFFILAGNVLAPLDFGQVAHLGDQERVLFGQFVQSILDNDPSGLIHDFERFEMIDESTDVRELARDAGEMLGMYHALPVKEIPFGEMMMQTFDLFRRHRLRPPAEFTLMLKAVMAIESMATSLDSEFGLEEHLRPYARRVSLEQVSGASLWRRARRAALDAMNLATDLPSDLAAIVRHLKHGRLQVHVQHEHLEQLVRTVHTSSDRISFALIIAGLLVGSSLLVTQREGTVLGIINLQTLGVLGYLTAAVMGLWLLVLIIRKKE, from the coding sequence ATGGCATTATTCTCCTTCAGCCTGACCCGCACGGTCGAGCACCTGCGGCTGTACCGCCACATCCTGGCGGTGCTGGCCAAGTATGGGCTGGGTGAGATCTCCACCGCCGGCGACCGCCTGCGACGCCGCAAGCCAACCGCGCACAGCCTCTCGCGCCCCCAGCGGGCCCGCCTGGCGCTGGAAGAGCTGGGTCCGACCTTCATCAAGCTGGGGCAACTGCTCAGCGGGCGGCCGGACCTGATCCCCGTCGAGTACGCCGTCGAGTTCGAACGCCTCCAGGACCAGGTGGCGGCGGTGGATTTCGAGACCATTCGCATCGAGGTCGAGCGCGAGCTGGGCAAGCCCCTGGGCGACTACTTCCGCCAGTTCGACCGCTCGCCCATCGCCGCCGGGAGCATCGCCCAGGTGCATCGCGCCGTGACGGTCGAGGGGGACGTGGTGGCCGTCAAGGTGCGCCGCCCGGGCGTGGCGGCGGCCCTGCGCAGCGAGTGCGAGGTGCTGGAGAAGATCGCCGTGATGTTCCGCTCGCGTTGGGGGCGCAGCGCCGGGGCCGACCCCGTTCGGATCGTGCGGGAGTTCACGCGGGCGGTTTCTCGCGAGGTGGACCTGGCCAGCGAGCGCCTCAACATCGACCGCTTCGCGCGGCTCTTCAAGAGCGACCCGACGGTTCACATTCTGCGAACCTACCCGGCGTACTGCACCAAGGCCGTCCTGACGATGGAGTACGTCGACGGGATCAAGCCCACCGACGCCGCGGCGCTGCGCCAGGCGGGGCTGGACGCGCGGGTGATCGCCCAGCGCGGGGTGGACTTCGTGCTGCGGCAGATCTTCGACTTCAGCTTCTTCCATACCGACCCGCACCCGGGCAACTTCTTCATCCTGGCTGGCAACGTCCTGGCCCCGCTGGATTTCGGCCAGGTCGCCCACCTGGGCGACCAGGAGCGCGTGCTGTTCGGGCAGTTCGTCCAGTCGATCCTCGACAACGACCCCAGCGGGCTCATCCACGACTTCGAACGCTTCGAGATGATCGACGAGAGCACCGACGTGCGCGAGCTGGCCCGCGACGCCGGCGAAATGCTGGGCATGTACCACGCCCTGCCGGTCAAAGAAATCCCCTTCGGCGAAATGATGATGCAGACCTTCGACCTCTTCCGCCGCCACCGCCTGCGCCCGCCCGCCGAGTTCACGCTCATGCTCAAGGCCGTTATGGCCATCGAGTCGATGGCCACCTCGCTCGACAGCGAGTTCGGCCTCGAAGAGCATTTGCGCCCGTACGCGCGGCGGGTCTCGCTCGAACAGGTCAGCGGCGCGTCCCTCTGGCGACGCGCCCGCCGGGCCGCCCTCGATGCAATGAACCTCGCCACCGATCTGCCCAGCGACCTGGCCGCCATCGTGCGCCATCTCAAGCACGGCCGCCTGCAGGTCCACGTGCAACACGAGCACCTGGAGCAACTCGTACGCACGGTTCATACCAGCTCGGACCGGATCAGCTTCGCCCTGATCATCGCCGGGCTGCTGGTGGGGTCGAGCCTGCTGGTGACGCAGCGGGAGGGAACGGTCCTGGGCATCATCAACTTGCAGACGCTGGGCGTGCTGGGATATCTCACCGCCGCGGTGATGGGGCTGTGGTTGCTGGTGTTGATTATTCGAAAGAAAGAGTGA
- a CDS encoding ABC transporter ATP-binding protein encodes MVSTRETIIVCKDLEKVYKMGGQLVYALRDIDLDVYRGEYLSVMGPSGSGKSTLFNMIGALDKPTGGTVSIGQIDLTKLSSLELAYLRNRHIGYIFQAFNLIPSLTALRNVMLPLLFSGMTTHNATERATEVLTEVGLAHRLNHRPDELSGGQQQRVAIARALSMNPTIMLADEPTANLDLHTGEEIIHTLRQLCDVHGVTVITATHDHKMLDKSDRILWIKDGTKDKIQNRDEIEIRVGKVV; translated from the coding sequence ATGGTATCAACACGCGAAACCATCATTGTCTGCAAGGACCTCGAGAAGGTCTACAAGATGGGCGGCCAGTTGGTCTACGCCTTGCGCGACATCGACCTGGACGTCTATCGCGGCGAATATCTCTCGGTCATGGGTCCTTCCGGCTCGGGCAAGAGCACGCTGTTCAACATGATCGGGGCGCTGGACAAGCCCACCGGCGGAACCGTCAGCATCGGGCAGATCGACCTGACCAAGCTGAGCAGCCTCGAGCTGGCGTACCTGCGCAACCGCCACATCGGGTACATCTTTCAGGCGTTCAACCTGATCCCCTCGCTGACCGCCCTGCGCAACGTGATGCTCCCGCTGCTGTTTTCGGGCATGACGACGCATAATGCCACCGAGCGGGCCACCGAGGTGCTGACGGAAGTGGGCCTGGCCCACCGCCTCAACCACCGCCCCGACGAACTCTCCGGCGGACAGCAGCAGCGAGTCGCCATCGCCCGGGCACTGTCGATGAACCCGACGATCATGCTGGCCGACGAGCCCACCGCCAACCTCGACCTGCACACCGGCGAGGAGATCATCCATACCCTGCGCCAACTCTGCGACGTGCATGGCGTGACGGTGATCACGGCCACTCACGACCACAAGATGCTCGACAAGTCCGACCGCATTCTTTGGATCAAGGACGGCACCAAGGACAAGATCCAGAACCGCGACGAAATCGAAATCCGCGTCGGCAAGGTGGTATAA
- a CDS encoding OPT/YSL family transporter, which produces MSSVRLDKELELFRGLMKVPSTFEDGFTWPTFFGSLFIALLMVPGAMYMGLLMGGGSMPAQWVTVILFIEVARRAHKHLKRSELFVLFYMTGAAMGNPFGGLLWNQFFVQSEGVASMGIAQYMPDIWWYAPTDPEVLAQRTFFHVAWLPVIGMIVFQTFIGRIKGTILGYGLFRIASDIEKLPFPMAPVGAQGLMALAEQQTESTDAEAVGDAEGKPENWRWRIFSIGGILGLSFGALYAGLPVLSSAVLAKPIIIFPIPFVDWTNKTSDLLPAFATGISLDLGNFLGGMVMPFWAMVGSFTGLVITAIVNPFVLYRLNMLPSWSPGDDTIRTTFVNNIDFYFSFSIGISIAIAIAGFWQVYKSFQASKAEAKHKQQMRIQLDAEDADRLSAIKVQRGDIPTPIIIATYVVTSLTYVLMCGWLIDWHPGVMVCLFFFAFLYTPLISYVTARLQGLSGMSVNIPMVREAAFLLSGYTGGIKLWFLPVPMDNFGAGVTFWRQAELTGTKFWSIWKSEILLTPIILLSSIFFAQFIWSLAEVPGPEYPFAQKMWEMNAANSCIMYTATLGRFSQFNESFRWDYLTYGTGVATILFTILYGLKLPILLIYGILGGLNQTTPHGVLPQFIGALIGRYYFQRKYGEQLWRQYIPVVAAGFGCGIGLITIFCLGVKFLAESVIKIPF; this is translated from the coding sequence GTGAGTTCCGTGCGACTGGATAAAGAACTCGAACTCTTCCGCGGCCTCATGAAGGTGCCCAGCACCTTCGAGGATGGGTTTACCTGGCCGACCTTCTTTGGTTCGCTGTTCATCGCCCTGCTGATGGTTCCCGGGGCGATGTACATGGGCCTGCTGATGGGCGGCGGCTCGATGCCCGCGCAGTGGGTGACGGTGATTCTGTTCATCGAGGTGGCCCGCCGCGCGCACAAGCACCTCAAGCGCAGCGAGCTGTTCGTGCTGTTCTACATGACCGGCGCGGCGATGGGCAACCCCTTCGGCGGTCTGCTGTGGAACCAGTTCTTCGTGCAGTCCGAGGGCGTCGCGTCGATGGGCATCGCCCAGTACATGCCCGACATCTGGTGGTACGCCCCGACTGACCCGGAAGTGCTCGCCCAGCGCACGTTCTTTCACGTCGCCTGGCTGCCCGTCATCGGCATGATCGTCTTCCAGACCTTCATCGGGCGCATCAAGGGAACCATCCTGGGATACGGCCTCTTCCGGATCGCCAGCGACATCGAAAAGCTCCCCTTCCCCATGGCCCCGGTCGGGGCACAGGGTCTGATGGCTCTGGCCGAGCAGCAGACCGAAAGCACCGACGCCGAGGCCGTCGGCGACGCTGAGGGCAAGCCTGAGAACTGGCGATGGCGGATCTTCAGCATCGGAGGCATCCTGGGTCTGAGCTTCGGCGCCCTGTACGCCGGACTGCCGGTGCTGTCCTCGGCGGTGCTGGCTAAACCGATCATCATCTTTCCCATCCCCTTCGTCGACTGGACGAACAAGACCTCCGACCTGCTGCCGGCTTTCGCTACCGGGATCAGTCTGGACCTGGGCAACTTCCTGGGCGGAATGGTCATGCCCTTCTGGGCGATGGTGGGCAGTTTCACCGGCCTGGTGATCACGGCGATCGTCAATCCCTTCGTGCTGTACCGCCTGAACATGCTGCCGAGCTGGTCGCCCGGCGACGACACGATCCGCACCACCTTCGTCAACAATATCGACTTCTACTTCAGCTTCAGCATCGGCATCTCGATCGCCATCGCCATCGCGGGCTTCTGGCAGGTGTACAAGAGCTTCCAGGCGTCCAAGGCCGAGGCCAAACACAAGCAGCAGATGCGCATCCAGCTCGACGCCGAAGACGCCGACCGCCTCTCGGCGATCAAGGTGCAGCGAGGCGATATTCCCACGCCGATCATCATCGCCACGTACGTCGTTACCAGTCTGACGTACGTGCTGATGTGCGGCTGGCTGATCGACTGGCACCCGGGAGTCATGGTCTGCCTGTTCTTCTTCGCGTTTTTGTACACGCCGCTGATCAGTTACGTCACCGCCCGGCTGCAGGGATTGTCGGGCATGTCGGTAAACATCCCGATGGTGCGCGAGGCGGCGTTCCTGCTCTCGGGCTATACCGGCGGCATCAAGCTGTGGTTCCTTCCGGTGCCGATGGACAACTTCGGCGCGGGCGTGACCTTCTGGCGCCAGGCGGAACTGACGGGCACGAAGTTCTGGTCGATCTGGAAGTCCGAAATCCTGCTCACGCCGATCATCCTGCTCTCGTCGATCTTCTTCGCGCAGTTTATCTGGAGCCTGGCCGAGGTGCCTGGTCCGGAGTACCCCTTCGCCCAGAAGATGTGGGAGATGAACGCCGCCAACTCGTGCATCATGTACACCGCCACGCTGGGACGCTTCAGCCAGTTCAATGAGAGCTTCCGCTGGGACTACCTCACCTACGGTACGGGCGTGGCCACGATCCTCTTTACCATCCTGTACGGCCTCAAGCTGCCCATCCTGTTGATCTACGGTATCCTGGGCGGTCTCAACCAGACCACGCCTCATGGCGTGCTGCCGCAGTTCATCGGGGCGCTGATCGGACGCTATTACTTCCAGCGCAAGTACGGCGAGCAGTTGTGGCGACAGTACATCCCGGTGGTTGCCGCCGGGTTCGGGTGCGGCATCGGACTGATCACCATCTTCTGCCTGGGCGTGAAGTTCCTGGCCGAATCCGTGATCAAGATTCCGTTCTGA
- a CDS encoding FtsX-like permease family protein codes for MSNRRLPIALAALIATLWAAAAPAADDFCSPGEFKDFLETIVGTPLVKSEMPGRQVGAVNRLAGRVDGSLRAAVYVHQQLGEISRQAARKGQKPLEIFTQDVPVVQPLMTECQLTIDGKTLPLHAVRPNLLQASITVEEGLTAKTIYVGRGDVVDYKNADPSDKIVVMDFNAGANWLTAFSFGARAVIFVGDMLADGCDHHINMPANMPRFYATGEAAKLLRTAQGREVTIKAAATWQPLRGRNVIAVIRGTDPTFAIRSRKAGSAGETVVLAAGLDTYGEVPEVTPGARDGGNVVALLEIARYLTFNRPKRDVIVCFFDGQAQSHAGARAFYGAISRENFTKSSVPSLEDRLDMIRNEREFIEAAAEFLVQDQTADPDLALIGAALPLPNLFDGAPRAAWLSNLAAALDMRVNVQANKVDDSALNDAQKELAAALRKQIKTSGAEVDLEAAFKECLAQARQRLKTAIAQNKTLLDELTQGAKDVEKLEKNLQALRAKVGASQAELEAAEKSVIAARKTIKKNRAEAVSFEPFGTVGKVALVVAGIVAALLTGGGVLNLLRAHKAVGAGMLIAVAAIVAGSWIFWNRQQDHARSKDSVRKLIEARDACYSLEMQIKSLPALRKQYEDYLRYRPNLDETPISWFKWLPDRCRSLADATNRHQDRFRQMLREEARQRSSEKLKELRPLRVTVKRLGIRIRMVHKTPVWSESLKAATVAMSSKNLPEAAQILVDVRQKVEEAREQMEWAPLRGKLELDSPPEVLAEWATTLQGEIATLQKQLPDLYRQLYELTPEDKLIKEEYDRLSGELRQATQPADKYQRMIALQPPDPKGPIPPADYPFGTNDRLEGDDLSWNGVQALIHERETPEEGTATLISLFKGIEHLKQRQRVMEIIPQRFSQLVSTAVQSLEMRTRELDQMYVDTLADRQLRQAMGPRTNTIVLHLSLSLGDARTLWGFYQGEHSQPNPKDNIANYSAIYKAIRSIDKSRSVKAPDFDPRSVDQTYNQNLFVPAKIAASGTVASSFGILNVTITTMLDPMNRQGQPGDTLEALNVPHMYAQASQVAPFLGQLLDDSRLGNQSPLQPDVGYAECRWINNKTIGSDVGAAAMGGAMRREPCIGAVMALLDKGKWRNPSEVPSGYNHAIQVMTDSQGMYEIGPVMTSAYGDMIRIGAMFKPTRSSEDATMLPGPRGLITSITNQATVGGAATVSVDLFECRHFSMVNYGPARGIVATTAMRALSTSGFDPTRSLTAEFGSILTLYAPLDTRGIKLFNPYGVVLLNNAPTAKEYYGRGIPLSDPFAHPPTSLCSAQDMRILNEYRLKLLRDNRITQESLEVLNGKALDLEEQARKGGIAASTDRYYGLMAAAAGVARRPYGPLKDVMNDLVTAVVLLLLLAMPFAFALERLLIGTPHIYRQIAWFSVFFITTFAVLYLVNPAFKLASTPIIIFLAFSIIILSTLVIVIMVRKLQTEIKKMQGLASTVHSADVSRLSTMMAAVNMGISTMRRRPLRTALTATTVLLLTFTILTFASFGNSWDLRSTYEGPMSGGPERILIHHPLWSPIDQGSYDSVRGALSGQALTVPRYWVAPTAAGAQAAAAQGSSSSSEMLLSDLSTQKLTPVAAAIGLEKTDLDRQPMLAEMFASGAKLELLKGNGIFLTDAVRKELRLENEDIGKTIVLLRGVELVYAGVVRDAMQNFTMLEGSSMLPVDYEASGGANTQDFTRTKTDDALAETPDIESAQFVHFNVDRVVVVSPETARKMGGLIRSMAIYPHKAEQTQAAAKLAAYVLPLPVYYGEGGGVYRLIFTSLTKASGVKDLLIPVILGGLIIFATMLGSVSDREREIYTFSSLGLAPPHVASLFFAEASMYAIIGGMGGYLLGQIVARILGILSGYGIVPPLDMNYSSTNAIVTILIVMGTVLVSTIYPAVKASRSANPGIQRHWRIPKPLNNLYDLVFPFTVSSYDITGVVSFLKEHFDNFSDTSMGVFATTSSAIIRQSNNDMLGFEAAVALAPFDLGVNQKFALLSQPSDIEGIDEVRIMIYRVSGSQGDWQRANRVFINDLRKQLLIWRSLTPEIMDEYRRKTLQGWDGLSVKLIDGQTIGESA; via the coding sequence ATGAGTAACCGACGCCTGCCCATCGCCCTGGCCGCCCTGATCGCGACGCTCTGGGCCGCCGCCGCCCCGGCCGCGGACGACTTCTGCAGCCCCGGCGAGTTCAAGGACTTCCTCGAAACGATCGTCGGCACGCCGCTGGTCAAGAGCGAGATGCCCGGCCGTCAGGTCGGAGCGGTCAACCGCCTGGCCGGACGCGTCGACGGCAGCTTGCGAGCGGCGGTCTATGTTCATCAGCAACTGGGCGAGATTTCCCGTCAGGCGGCCCGAAAAGGGCAGAAACCGCTGGAGATCTTCACCCAGGACGTGCCCGTCGTCCAGCCGCTGATGACCGAGTGCCAACTGACCATCGACGGCAAGACGCTGCCTCTTCATGCGGTGCGCCCCAACCTGCTTCAGGCCTCGATTACCGTCGAGGAAGGCCTGACCGCCAAGACCATCTACGTCGGACGCGGCGACGTGGTCGACTATAAGAACGCCGACCCCTCCGACAAGATCGTCGTCATGGACTTCAACGCCGGCGCCAACTGGCTGACGGCGTTCTCCTTCGGCGCCCGCGCCGTCATCTTCGTCGGCGACATGCTCGCCGACGGTTGTGACCACCACATCAACATGCCCGCCAACATGCCCCGCTTCTATGCCACCGGTGAAGCGGCCAAACTCCTCCGCACCGCCCAGGGGCGCGAGGTGACGATCAAGGCCGCCGCCACCTGGCAACCGCTGCGCGGGCGCAACGTCATCGCCGTCATCCGCGGAACCGACCCCACCTTCGCCATCCGAAGCCGCAAGGCCGGTTCCGCCGGCGAAACCGTCGTCCTGGCCGCCGGCCTGGATACTTACGGCGAAGTGCCCGAGGTGACGCCCGGCGCCCGCGACGGCGGCAACGTCGTCGCCCTGCTCGAGATCGCCCGCTACCTGACCTTCAACCGCCCCAAGCGGGACGTCATCGTCTGCTTCTTCGACGGACAAGCCCAAAGCCACGCCGGCGCCCGAGCCTTCTACGGGGCCATCAGCCGCGAAAACTTCACCAAGAGCTCCGTACCCAGCCTCGAAGACCGCCTGGACATGATCCGCAACGAGCGGGAATTCATCGAGGCTGCCGCCGAGTTCCTCGTCCAGGACCAGACGGCTGACCCCGATCTGGCCCTCATCGGCGCCGCCCTGCCCCTGCCCAACCTCTTCGACGGCGCCCCCCGCGCCGCCTGGTTGTCGAACCTGGCCGCCGCCCTGGACATGCGCGTCAACGTCCAGGCCAACAAGGTCGACGACAGCGCCCTCAACGACGCCCAGAAAGAACTGGCCGCCGCCCTGCGAAAGCAGATCAAAACTTCCGGCGCCGAGGTCGATCTTGAAGCGGCCTTCAAGGAATGCCTCGCCCAGGCGCGACAGCGACTCAAGACCGCCATCGCCCAGAACAAGACCCTGCTCGATGAACTGACCCAGGGCGCCAAGGACGTCGAAAAGCTCGAGAAGAACCTCCAGGCCCTGCGCGCCAAGGTCGGGGCCTCGCAAGCGGAACTGGAAGCGGCTGAAAAAAGCGTCATCGCCGCACGCAAGACCATCAAGAAAAACCGTGCCGAGGCCGTCAGTTTCGAACCCTTCGGCACCGTGGGCAAGGTTGCCCTGGTCGTCGCGGGCATCGTCGCGGCACTGCTGACCGGCGGCGGGGTGCTGAACCTGCTGCGCGCCCATAAAGCCGTGGGCGCGGGCATGCTGATCGCAGTGGCCGCCATCGTCGCGGGCAGTTGGATCTTCTGGAACCGCCAACAGGACCATGCCAGGAGCAAGGACTCCGTCCGCAAGCTCATCGAGGCTCGCGATGCATGCTACAGCCTGGAGATGCAGATCAAGTCCCTGCCCGCCTTGCGCAAGCAATACGAGGACTACCTGCGGTACCGTCCCAACCTGGACGAAACGCCCATCTCCTGGTTCAAGTGGCTGCCGGATCGCTGCCGGAGCCTGGCCGACGCGACGAACCGCCATCAGGACCGCTTCCGCCAGATGCTGCGAGAAGAAGCCCGCCAGCGCAGCAGCGAAAAGCTCAAGGAACTGCGCCCCCTGCGCGTCACGGTCAAACGACTGGGCATCCGCATCCGCATGGTCCATAAAACGCCCGTGTGGTCCGAGAGCCTCAAAGCCGCCACCGTGGCGATGTCCTCGAAGAACCTGCCCGAGGCCGCCCAGATCCTCGTCGACGTGCGGCAGAAGGTTGAAGAGGCCCGCGAGCAGATGGAATGGGCGCCCTTGAGAGGCAAGCTCGAACTCGATTCGCCGCCCGAGGTGCTGGCTGAATGGGCCACGACGCTCCAGGGCGAGATCGCGACGCTGCAGAAACAACTGCCCGACCTGTATCGCCAACTGTACGAGCTGACGCCCGAAGACAAGCTGATCAAGGAAGAATACGACCGCCTGTCGGGGGAACTCCGCCAGGCGACCCAGCCCGCCGACAAGTACCAGCGCATGATCGCGCTGCAACCGCCGGACCCCAAGGGCCCGATCCCCCCGGCGGATTACCCCTTCGGAACCAACGACCGGCTCGAGGGCGACGACCTGTCGTGGAACGGCGTTCAGGCGCTGATCCACGAGCGCGAGACGCCCGAGGAAGGCACCGCCACGCTGATCAGCCTCTTCAAGGGCATCGAACACCTCAAGCAGCGCCAACGCGTCATGGAGATCATTCCCCAGCGCTTCAGCCAGCTTGTCAGCACGGCGGTGCAGAGCCTCGAGATGCGCACCCGCGAGCTCGACCAGATGTACGTCGACACGCTGGCCGACCGCCAGCTCCGCCAGGCGATGGGTCCGCGGACCAACACCATCGTGCTGCACCTGAGCCTGAGCCTGGGCGACGCCCGCACGCTGTGGGGGTTCTACCAGGGCGAGCACTCCCAGCCCAACCCCAAGGACAACATCGCCAACTACAGCGCGATCTACAAGGCCATCCGCTCCATCGACAAGTCGCGCAGCGTCAAGGCGCCGGACTTCGACCCCCGCTCCGTCGACCAGACGTATAACCAGAACCTGTTCGTTCCGGCCAAAATCGCCGCCAGCGGAACCGTCGCATCGAGCTTCGGGATCCTCAACGTGACGATCACCACGATGCTGGACCCGATGAATCGCCAGGGTCAGCCCGGCGACACGCTGGAGGCGCTGAACGTACCGCACATGTACGCCCAGGCCTCGCAGGTGGCGCCGTTCCTGGGCCAATTGCTCGACGACTCGCGCCTGGGCAACCAGTCGCCCCTGCAGCCTGACGTGGGATACGCCGAGTGCCGCTGGATCAACAACAAGACCATCGGCTCCGACGTGGGCGCCGCCGCCATGGGCGGCGCCATGCGCCGCGAACCGTGCATCGGCGCCGTGATGGCGCTGCTGGACAAGGGCAAGTGGCGCAACCCCAGCGAGGTTCCGTCCGGATACAACCACGCCATTCAAGTCATGACCGACTCGCAGGGCATGTACGAGATCGGCCCGGTCATGACGTCGGCCTACGGCGACATGATCCGCATCGGCGCCATGTTCAAACCCACCCGCAGCAGCGAGGACGCGACGATGCTGCCCGGTCCGCGCGGGCTGATCACCTCCATCACCAACCAGGCCACCGTCGGCGGCGCGGCCACCGTGTCGGTGGACCTCTTCGAATGCCGCCACTTTTCGATGGTCAACTACGGACCGGCGCGGGGGATCGTCGCCACTACCGCCATGCGGGCGCTGTCGACCTCCGGGTTTGATCCCACGCGAAGCCTGACCGCCGAGTTCGGGAGCATCCTGACGCTTTACGCTCCCCTGGACACCCGGGGCATCAAGCTGTTCAACCCCTACGGCGTGGTGCTGCTCAACAATGCCCCCACGGCCAAGGAGTACTACGGGCGGGGCATCCCGCTGTCCGACCCGTTCGCCCACCCGCCGACGAGCCTGTGTTCGGCTCAGGACATGCGAATCCTCAATGAGTACCGCCTCAAACTCCTGCGAGACAACCGCATCACCCAGGAATCGCTGGAAGTCCTCAACGGAAAGGCCCTCGACCTGGAAGAGCAGGCCCGCAAGGGCGGTATCGCCGCCTCGACCGACCGGTACTACGGCCTGATGGCCGCCGCCGCCGGCGTGGCGCGGCGACCCTACGGTCCGCTCAAGGACGTCATGAACGACCTGGTGACGGCCGTGGTGCTGTTGCTGCTGCTGGCGATGCCTTTCGCCTTCGCCCTGGAGCGCCTGCTGATCGGCACGCCGCACATTTACCGCCAGATCGCCTGGTTCTCGGTGTTCTTTATCACGACCTTTGCGGTGCTGTACCTGGTGAATCCGGCGTTCAAGCTGGCCAGCACGCCGATCATCATCTTCCTGGCGTTCTCGATCATCATTCTGAGCACGCTGGTCATCGTGATCATGGTTCGCAAGCTGCAGACCGAGATCAAGAAGATGCAGGGTCTGGCCAGCACCGTCCACAGCGCGGACGTGTCGCGCCTCTCGACGATGATGGCGGCAGTCAACATGGGCATCTCCACCATGCGGCGCCGCCCGTTGCGAACGGCCCTGACGGCGACCACCGTCCTGCTGTTGACCTTCACCATCCTGACCTTCGCGTCCTTCGGCAACAGCTGGGACCTGCGCAGCACGTACGAAGGACCCATGAGCGGCGGGCCCGAGCGCATCCTGATCCACCATCCGCTCTGGAGCCCCATCGACCAGGGCAGCTATGACAGCGTCCGCGGGGCCTTGTCCGGCCAGGCCCTGACCGTCCCGCGCTATTGGGTAGCCCCGACTGCCGCCGGCGCCCAGGCCGCCGCCGCCCAGGGTTCCTCCAGCAGCAGCGAAATGCTCCTGAGCGACCTCTCGACCCAGAAGCTCACTCCCGTGGCCGCGGCGATCGGGCTGGAGAAGACCGACCTGGACCGCCAACCGATGCTGGCGGAGATGTTTGCTTCCGGGGCCAAGCTCGAACTGCTCAAGGGCAACGGGATCTTCCTGACCGACGCCGTGCGCAAGGAACTGCGCCTGGAGAACGAAGACATCGGCAAGACGATCGTGCTGCTGCGCGGCGTGGAGTTGGTCTACGCCGGCGTTGTCCGCGACGCCATGCAGAACTTCACCATGCTCGAAGGCTCGAGCATGCTCCCGGTGGACTACGAGGCCTCCGGCGGCGCCAACACCCAGGACTTCACCCGCACCAAGACTGACGACGCCCTGGCCGAAACGCCCGACATCGAGAGCGCCCAGTTCGTCCATTTCAACGTCGACCGCGTGGTGGTCGTCTCGCCCGAGACCGCCCGCAAGATGGGCGGGCTGATCCGCTCGATGGCCATTTACCCCCACAAAGCCGAGCAGACGCAGGCGGCGGCGAAACTGGCCGCTTACGTCCTGCCCCTTCCGGTGTACTACGGCGAGGGCGGCGGCGTGTACCGCCTGATCTTCACCTCGCTGACCAAGGCCAGCGGCGTCAAGGATCTGCTGATCCCGGTGATCCTGGGCGGGTTGATTATCTTCGCCACCATGCTCGGAAGCGTCAGCGACCGCGAGCGCGAGATCTACACCTTCAGCTCGCTGGGCCTGGCCCCGCCGCACGTGGCCAGCCTGTTCTTCGCCGAGGCCAGCATGTACGCCATCATCGGCGGCATGGGCGGGTACCTGCTGGGGCAGATCGTCGCCCGCATCCTGGGCATCCTCAGCGGATACGGGATCGTCCCGCCGCTGGACATGAACTACAGCTCCACCAACGCCATCGTGACGATCCTGATCGTCATGGGCACGGTGCTGGTCTCGACGATCTATCCCGCCGTCAAGGCCTCCCGAAGCGCCAACCCCGGCATCCAGAGGCATTGGCGCATCCCCAAGCCGCTCAACAATCTCTACGACCTGGTCTTCCCCTTTACCGTCTCGTCGTATGACATCACCGGCGTGGTCAGCTTCCTCAAGGAGCACTTTGACAACTTCTCCGACACCTCGATGGGCGTCTTTGCCACGACCTCCAGCGCCATCATCCGCCAGTCGAACAACGACATGCTGGGGTTTGAGGCCGCCGTCGCCCTGGCGCCGTTCGACCTGGGCGTCAACCAGAAGTTTGCCCTGTTGAGCCAGCCCAGCGACATCGAGGGCATCGACGAGGTGCGCATTATGATCTACCGCGTCAGCGGCAGCCAAGGCGACTGGCAGCGAGCCAACCGCGTCTTTATCAACGACCTGCGCAAGCAGTTGCTCATCTGGCGATCGCTTACGCCGGAGATCATGGACGAATACCGCCGCAAGACCCTTCAGGGCTGGGACGGTCTCAGCGTCAAGCTTATTGACGGCCAGACGATAGGAGAGTCAGCGTGA